The Stenotrophomonas indicatrix DNA segment CGCCCGTTGGCGAACGCCCTTGCCCATGGTCTTCTGCTGACCTCGCTGGCCGCTGCCGGCGCCGCTTCGGCGCAATCCGCCCCGGCTGAAGAGGAGGGCAAAACGCCCTCGCAGACCCTGCAGACCGTGCAGGTCACCGCCAACCAGCTGGGCACCATCACCGAAGGCAGCGGCGCCTACACGCCGGGCACCATCGCCACCGCCACCCGCCTGGTACTGACCCCGCGGCAGACCCCGCAGACCATCAGCGTGATCACCCGTGCGCAGATGGACGACTTCGGCCTGGATGGCATCGATGACGTGATGCGGGTGACCCCGGGCATCAGCATCGTCACCTACGACAGTGAGCGCACCGAGTACTACGCACGTGGTTTTGCCGTGCAGAACTTCCAGTACGACGGTATTCCGATGTCGCGCGACTCGGCCTACTCGGCCGGCAATACGCTCAGCGATACCGCGATCTACGACCGCATCGAAGTGCTCAAGGGTGCCACCGGCCTGCTGACCGGCATGGGCGATCCCGGCGCGACCATCAACCTGGTGCGCAAGAAGCCGGGCAAGGAATTTGCCGGCAGTGCGACGCTCGGCGTCGGTCGCTGGGACGACTACCGTGCAGAAGTCGATGTCGGCGGCCCGCTGACCGCCGATGGCCGCGTGCGTGGCCGTGCGGTGGCTGCCTGGCAGGACAAGCATTCCAATCTGGATTTCTACCAGCGCACCAGCAAGGTCGGCTATGCCGTGCTGGAAGCCGATCTGGGCGAACGCACGCTGCTGACCGTGGGTGGCGACGTGCTGGAGAGCGACCCCAAGGGCTCGACCTGGGGCGGCATTCCGTTGCTGGACAGCCAGGGCAATTTCAATGACATGCCGCGCTCGTTCAACAACGGTACCCGCTGGAGTGGCTGGCGCCAGTACGTGCGCACCGGCTTTGCCACGCTGGAACACACGTTCGACAACGACTGGGTGGCCAAGCTGCAGCTCAACCACCAGGTCAATGGCTACGATGCCGCGCTGGCGGGTGCGGCCGGCGGCAATCCCGATCCGGTCACCGGCGAAGGCGTCTCGCTGTGGCTGGGCAAGTACGTCGGCAAGACGGTCAGCAACGCTGCGGACTTCTATCTGAGCGGCAACTTCGGTCTGTTCGGCCGCCAGCATGAACTGGTGGTCGGCGGCAGTGCGTCGCGCAAGCGCTGGACCAACACCGGCTATTCGCCGCAGCCCGGCTACCCGACCGCCGTTGCCGACTACAACAGCTGGAAGGGTGATATCCCGGAACCGGAATGGCAGCGCGGTTATGGCAACAATGAAGTGACCCGCGAGAACGGTCTGTACGTGGTCGGTCGCTTCGACGTGGCCGACCCGTTGAAGGTGATCGTCGGCAGCCGCCTGGCCAGCTACCGTTCGCCGCAGACGCGCGAGACCGGCGTGTTCGTGCCGTATGCCGGCGTGGTCTACGACCTTGGTGAGCACTATTCGGTCTATGCCAGCTACAGCACCATCTTCAAGCCGCAGGGTGAGCGCGACGAACAGGGCAAGGCACTGGATCCGCTGGAAGGCCGCAGCTATGAAATGGGTCTGAAGGCGGAGTTCCTCGACGGCCGCTTCAATGCCAGCGCGGCACTGTTCCAGCTTGACCAGGACAATTTCGCCCAGCCTACAGGCGGCAAAACGCCGACCGGCGATATCGCCTATCGCGGATTGATGGGGGTGCGCACCAAGGGCTACGAACTGGAGTTGTCCGGACAATTGGCCGAGGGCTGGCAGGTGCAGGGCGGCTTTGCGCACAAGATCGCCCGCCAGGCCGGGACCAAGGTGTCCACGCTGGAGCCGGAAAACCAGTTCAGCCTGCACACCAGCTACCGTCTTCGCGGCGACTGGCGTGGCCTGACCGTCGGTGGCGGCGCGCGCTGGCAGGATTCCACGTTCGGCAACATCACCAACCCGGCCAGTGGTGCGTCGGTGGTTCATCGCACCCAGCCGTACTGGCTGCTGGATGCCATGGCCCGCTACCAGTTCAACGATCGCCTGTCGGCTACCGTCAACGTCAACAACCTGCTGGACAAGCGCTATTACACGATCTTCAGCTGGTACAGCACCTACACCTGGGGCGAGCCGCGCAACGTGCGGCTGGCGGTGACGTACAAGTTCTGATCGCGTTGCGACATGACATGCCCGCGATGCCGGACGGCATCGCGGGCGTGTTGGTTACAGCGGCAGGTCGAACACCAGCACTTCGGCGTCGTTGCCGTTTTCCAGGGTCAGCTGTGCCTCGTCGCTGACCTGCAGTGCGTCACCTGCTTCCAGGGTGATGCCGTTGACCTGCAGTTGGCCCCGCGCCACCTGCACATACGCGCCGCGGCCGGCAGCCAGGGCGTGATGCAGCTTCTGCTCGCCATCGAGGATGGTGGCGAAGATGCGCGCATCCTGGTGGATGTGCAGCGAGCCATCGGCGCCATCCGGCGAGGCGATCAGGCGCAGCTGGCCGCGCTTGCTGTCCGGCGTGAAGTGGGTCTCCTCATACGACGGCGTGATGTTCTCGGTCTGCGGGAAGATCCAGATCTGCAGGAAATGCACCGGATCGGTGGCCGAATGGTTGAACTCGCTGTGGCTGACGCCGCTGCCGGCGCTCATGCGCTGCACGTCGCCGTAGCGCAGCACCGAACCGGTGCCCATCGAGTCCTTGTGTTCCAGTGCGCCACCCAGCACATAGGAGACGATCTCCATGTTGCTGTGGCTGTGGGTGCCGAAGCCCTGGCCGCCGGTCACCTTGTCTTCGTTGATGACCCGCAGCGGGCCGAAGCTCACATAACGGGGGTCGTAGTAGCTGGCGAACGAGAAGGTATGGCGCGAGGACAGCCAGCCATGCTCGGCCAGGCCACGGGTAGCGCTCTTGCGGATCTGCAGCATGATGGAATCTCCTTGTTCGATGGTTTCGATGGAGCGGGTTCGGCTGGAAGCCGCTGTGTTTCCCCGTTGGAGAGAAGTATCCGCTTGCACCTTGGGTTTGAAAAACGGATAGTTTTGACAGCCATCATCGAAAATTTCGAATGCTCAAGCTCAGCCTCGATGCCCTGCAGATCCTGGATGCGATCGACCGCCGAGGCTCCTTTGCCGGTGCCGGCAAGGCCCTGCACAAGGTGCCTTCGACCATTTCCTACACCGTGGCCAAGCTGGAAGAGGATCTGGGCGTGCAGCTGTTCGACCGGATCGGCCCGCGGGCGGAGCCGACCGAGGCCGGGCGCGCGTTGCTGGAGGAGGGCAGGCACCTGCTGCGTGCGGCCCGGGAGCTGGAACTGCGGGTACGGCGGGTAGCCTCGGGCTGGGAGGCTGAATTGACCATGGCGGTGGATTCGGTGTTCCCGACTTGGCTGCTGGGGCCGGAAATTGCTGCTTTCCGCGAGGTGGCGGCGCCGACCCGATTGCGCCTGTTTGGCGAGGCGTTGTCCGGGACCTGGGAAGCGCTGCTGGACCGGCGTGCCGACCTGCTGGTGGGCGCGCCGGGCGAGGGCCCCAGTGGCGGGGGCTACGTGGTCGAGCCGCTGGGCAGCGTTGGTTTCGTGTTTGCGGTGGCGCCCGGTCATCCGCTGGCGACGGTGCCGGGTGTGCTGGGCCGCGAGCAGTTGGCGCCGTATTGCGCGATCGCCGTGTCCGACTCGGCACGGCGGCTGCTGCCACGGACGGTGGGTCTGTTGATGGGCCAGGAGACGTTGACCGTGCCGGACATGGCCAGCAAGTTGAAGCTGCAGTGCCAAGGGCTGGGATTCGGTTTCCTGCCCGA contains these protein-coding regions:
- a CDS encoding pirin family protein codes for the protein MLQIRKSATRGLAEHGWLSSRHTFSFASYYDPRYVSFGPLRVINEDKVTGGQGFGTHSHSNMEIVSYVLGGALEHKDSMGTGSVLRYGDVQRMSAGSGVSHSEFNHSATDPVHFLQIWIFPQTENITPSYEETHFTPDSKRGQLRLIASPDGADGSLHIHQDARIFATILDGEQKLHHALAAGRGAYVQVARGQLQVNGITLEAGDALQVSDEAQLTLENGNDAEVLVFDLPL
- a CDS encoding LysR family transcriptional regulator — protein: MLKLSLDALQILDAIDRRGSFAGAGKALHKVPSTISYTVAKLEEDLGVQLFDRIGPRAEPTEAGRALLEEGRHLLRAARELELRVRRVASGWEAELTMAVDSVFPTWLLGPEIAAFREVAAPTRLRLFGEALSGTWEALLDRRADLLVGAPGEGPSGGGYVVEPLGSVGFVFAVAPGHPLATVPGVLGREQLAPYCAIAVSDSARRLLPRTVGLLMGQETLTVPDMASKLKLQCQGLGFGFLPEPCARAAVARGQLVIREVEEHKPEETFWLAWRTGEDGAALRWWRERLRRPELLAQWWQAMAEG
- a CDS encoding TonB-dependent siderophore receptor — protein: MSSVPVRFSVLSLRRRPLANALAHGLLLTSLAAAGAASAQSAPAEEEGKTPSQTLQTVQVTANQLGTITEGSGAYTPGTIATATRLVLTPRQTPQTISVITRAQMDDFGLDGIDDVMRVTPGISIVTYDSERTEYYARGFAVQNFQYDGIPMSRDSAYSAGNTLSDTAIYDRIEVLKGATGLLTGMGDPGATINLVRKKPGKEFAGSATLGVGRWDDYRAEVDVGGPLTADGRVRGRAVAAWQDKHSNLDFYQRTSKVGYAVLEADLGERTLLTVGGDVLESDPKGSTWGGIPLLDSQGNFNDMPRSFNNGTRWSGWRQYVRTGFATLEHTFDNDWVAKLQLNHQVNGYDAALAGAAGGNPDPVTGEGVSLWLGKYVGKTVSNAADFYLSGNFGLFGRQHELVVGGSASRKRWTNTGYSPQPGYPTAVADYNSWKGDIPEPEWQRGYGNNEVTRENGLYVVGRFDVADPLKVIVGSRLASYRSPQTRETGVFVPYAGVVYDLGEHYSVYASYSTIFKPQGERDEQGKALDPLEGRSYEMGLKAEFLDGRFNASAALFQLDQDNFAQPTGGKTPTGDIAYRGLMGVRTKGYELELSGQLAEGWQVQGGFAHKIARQAGTKVSTLEPENQFSLHTSYRLRGDWRGLTVGGGARWQDSTFGNITNPASGASVVHRTQPYWLLDAMARYQFNDRLSATVNVNNLLDKRYYTIFSWYSTYTWGEPRNVRLAVTYKF